A portion of the Feifania hominis genome contains these proteins:
- the gyrB gene encoding DNA topoisomerase (ATP-hydrolyzing) subunit B: protein MTEEKVTQVYDETQIQVLEGLEAVRKRPGMYIGSTSARGLHHLVYEIVDNGIDEALAGYCTHIEVDINADNSITVADDGRGIPTGIHPKMGISTLEVVFTILHAGGKFGAGGYKVSGGLHGVGASVVNALSRWLEVRVCDGKHIHFQRFERGVPKGPVEIIGETDRTGTTVSFLADDTIFDTVEYDYNVLLNRMREQAFLNAGLRITLRDHRGEEPVEKSMHYEGGITSFVQHINKNKEPIHPDVIYVSGSRDDMQAEVALQYTERYDETILSFANNINTTEGGVHEIGFKAALTKVLNDYARKHNMLKDSDKNLSGEDVREGLTAIISVKLHEPQFEGQTKTKLGNAPMRSLVDSMVSEKLSYFLEENPAVAKMILEKSLTASRAREAARKARELTRRKSALDGASLPGKLADCYEKNPEYTEIYIVEGDSAGGSAKGGRDSKYQAILPLWGKMLNVEKARIDRVYGNDKLQPVITALGAGIGDEFDLSKLRYGKVIIMADADVDGSHIRTLLLTFFFRFMRPLITEGHVYIAQPPLYKLVRGKQVRYAYSDPERDRMSAELRGEDKNAVIDIQRNKGLGEMDSHELWETTMDPAKRTLLRVELEDAVAADEIFTILMGDKVDPRREFIESNAQYVVNLDI, encoded by the coding sequence ATGACGGAAGAAAAAGTAACACAGGTCTATGACGAAACTCAAATTCAGGTGCTCGAGGGCCTTGAGGCGGTGCGCAAGCGGCCTGGCATGTACATCGGCTCAACGTCCGCGAGGGGACTTCACCACCTGGTCTACGAAATTGTCGACAACGGCATCGACGAGGCGCTCGCGGGCTACTGCACCCACATTGAGGTCGACATCAACGCCGACAACTCCATCACCGTGGCGGACGACGGGCGCGGCATTCCGACGGGCATCCACCCGAAGATGGGCATCTCGACGCTCGAGGTGGTCTTCACTATTCTGCACGCGGGCGGCAAGTTCGGTGCGGGCGGCTACAAGGTCTCGGGCGGTCTGCACGGTGTGGGCGCCTCGGTGGTCAACGCCCTGAGCAGGTGGCTCGAGGTGAGAGTCTGCGACGGGAAGCACATCCACTTTCAGCGCTTTGAGCGCGGTGTGCCGAAAGGGCCGGTCGAGATCATCGGTGAGACCGACCGCACGGGCACCACGGTCAGCTTTCTCGCGGACGACACCATCTTTGACACGGTGGAGTACGACTACAATGTGCTCTTGAACCGCATGCGCGAGCAGGCCTTTCTCAACGCCGGGCTTCGCATCACGCTGCGCGACCACCGCGGGGAGGAGCCGGTCGAGAAGTCCATGCACTACGAGGGTGGCATCACGAGCTTCGTGCAGCACATCAACAAGAACAAGGAGCCCATCCACCCGGATGTGATCTATGTCTCGGGCAGCAGGGACGACATGCAGGCCGAGGTGGCCTTGCAGTACACCGAGCGCTATGACGAGACCATCCTCTCCTTTGCCAACAACATCAACACCACCGAGGGCGGCGTGCACGAGATCGGCTTCAAGGCCGCGCTGACCAAGGTGTTAAACGACTATGCCCGCAAGCACAACATGCTCAAGGACAGCGACAAGAACCTCTCGGGCGAGGACGTGCGCGAGGGACTCACGGCCATCATCAGCGTCAAGCTCCACGAGCCACAGTTTGAGGGTCAGACCAAGACCAAGCTCGGAAACGCTCCCATGCGCTCGCTTGTCGACAGCATGGTTTCTGAGAAGCTGAGCTACTTCCTCGAGGAGAATCCTGCGGTCGCGAAGATGATTCTCGAAAAGTCGCTCACCGCGTCGCGCGCGCGCGAGGCCGCGCGAAAGGCCCGCGAGCTCACCCGCAGAAAGTCCGCGCTCGACGGCGCGTCGCTGCCCGGAAAGCTCGCCGACTGCTACGAGAAGAACCCCGAGTACACCGAGATCTACATCGTCGAGGGCGACTCGGCCGGCGGCTCGGCCAAGGGCGGCCGCGACAGCAAATACCAGGCGATTCTGCCGCTGTGGGGCAAGATGCTCAACGTCGAGAAAGCCCGCATCGACCGGGTCTACGGCAACGACAAGCTCCAGCCGGTCATCACGGCGCTCGGCGCGGGCATCGGCGACGAGTTCGACCTGTCGAAGCTGCGCTACGGCAAGGTCATCATCATGGCCGATGCCGACGTCGACGGCTCGCACATCCGAACGCTGCTTCTGACCTTCTTCTTCCGCTTCATGCGCCCGCTGATCACCGAGGGCCATGTCTACATCGCCCAGCCGCCGCTCTACAAGCTCGTGCGCGGCAAGCAGGTGCGCTACGCCTACAGCGACCCCGAGCGCGACAGGATGAGCGCCGAGCTTCGCGGCGAGGACAAAAACGCCGTGATCGACATCCAGCGCAACAAGGGCCTCGGCGAGATGGACTCGCACGAGCTCTGGGAGACGACCATGGACCCCGCCAAGCGCACGCTGCTTCGCGTGGAGCTTGAGGACGCGGTGGCGGCCGACGAGATTTTCACCATCCTGATGGGCGACAAGGTCGACCCCAGACGGGAATTTATTGAGAGCAACGCCCAATACGTTGTCAACCTCGATATATAA
- a CDS encoding ParA family protein, producing MGKIIAIANQKGGVGKTTTAINLSACLAQSGKSVLLVDIDPQGNTTSGVGVNKKDLPRSSYDMIIGQCPPDSVVVHTAVKNLDLIPSNVSLAGAEIELVDLGSREGQLKRSLGLLRHKYDFLFIDCPPSLGLLTINALTAADSILMPIQCEFFALEGLSQLMNTVRQVKRVYNPALAVEGVLLTMFDGRLNLTLQVTEEVKRFFPGKVFKTAIPRNVRLSEAPSHGVPITLYDRYSRGADAYQALAKEFLKNNKKPRP from the coding sequence ATGGGTAAAATCATCGCCATTGCCAATCAGAAAGGCGGTGTGGGCAAGACCACGACCGCCATCAACCTCTCCGCCTGCCTTGCGCAGAGCGGCAAGTCCGTGCTGCTCGTCGACATTGACCCCCAGGGCAACACCACAAGCGGCGTGGGCGTCAACAAGAAAGACCTGCCCCGCTCGAGCTACGACATGATCATCGGCCAGTGCCCGCCCGACAGCGTCGTGGTGCACACGGCGGTGAAGAATCTCGACCTCATCCCCTCCAACGTCAGTCTGGCCGGAGCCGAGATCGAGCTTGTCGATCTCGGCAGCCGCGAGGGGCAGCTCAAGCGCAGCCTCGGGCTTCTGCGCCACAAGTACGACTTTCTGTTCATCGACTGCCCGCCGTCTCTGGGGCTGCTGACCATCAACGCCCTCACCGCGGCCGACAGCATTCTCATGCCCATTCAGTGCGAGTTCTTCGCGCTCGAGGGGCTTTCCCAACTGATGAACACCGTGCGGCAGGTCAAGCGGGTCTACAACCCCGCCCTCGCAGTCGAGGGGGTTTTGCTGACCATGTTCGACGGCCGGCTGAATCTGACGCTTCAGGTCACCGAGGAGGTCAAGCGGTTCTTCCCGGGCAAGGTCTTCAAGACTGCCATACCGCGCAACGTGCGCCTGAGCGAGGCGCCGAGCCACGGCGTGCCCATCACACTCTACGACAGGTACTCGCGCGGGGCCGACGCCTATCAGGCGCTGGCCAAGGAGTTTCTCAAAAACAACAAAAAGCCCCGCCCCTAG
- the secG gene encoding preprotein translocase subunit SecG yields MSTPKLIVSIIQLICAIAIIVAVMMQDDKEGGMSGVISGGSSESFFGRNKGKTKGAMLGKITILAGVVFVGLTLALDAFEKFGI; encoded by the coding sequence ATGTCCACACCGAAGTTGATTGTTTCGATTATACAGCTCATCTGCGCCATTGCGATCATTGTCGCGGTGATGATGCAGGATGACAAAGAGGGCGGCATGTCCGGTGTGATTTCCGGCGGCTCGAGTGAGAGCTTCTTTGGCCGCAACAAGGGCAAGACAAAGGGCGCCATGCTCGGCAAGATCACCATTCTCGCGGGTGTGGTTTTTGTCGGCTTGACCCTTGCGCTGGATGCCTTTGAGAAATTCGGAATCTAA
- the gyrA gene encoding DNA gyrase subunit A, with protein MSFENQELQNIINVDLEKEMKKSYIDYAMSVIVGRALPDVRDGLKPVHRRILYTMYEDGLTSDKPFRKSATTVGAVLGRYHPHGDAAVYDSLVRMAQDFSLRYPMIDGHGNFGSVDGDPPAAYRYTEARMSRLANEMLADIDKETVDFMPNFDERLKEPVVLPSRFPSLLVNGSSGIAVGMATNIPPHNLREVIDGVICLIDNPEADLEMLMEHIKGPDFPTGGIIMGKSGIRSAYATGRGKLIVRCRAEIEEKDNKFRIVVTELPYQVNKARLIENIADHVKDKRIEGISGLRDESDREGMKIVIELKRDANPQVVLNQLYKFTQMQDTFSIIMLALVDNQTQPRVLNLHQILTHYIKFQEQIIVRRTRYDLKKAEARQHILLGLLTALDHIDEVIHIIRTSYDNAKTRLMETFDLSDIQAGAILDMRLARLQGLEREKIQGEYDELCEKIKYYNEVLGDEQLVLKIVKDELIAIRDRYGDERRTAFEPFVDDIDYEDMIEREDCVITRTHLGYIKRQPVSAYRAQRRGGRGITAMTTREEDFVEELFVASTHSYILFFTDRGQVYRLKCYMIPEAGRTAKGTNIVNLLQLRQDEKISAVIHLDEFEEDKYLTMVTRNGTIKRTALMEYNTARKGGVIGILLEDDDELVGVKLTGEDETLLLATKNGRAIRFKVSDVRRMGRPSHGVRGMELRDGDYVIGICNCREGGRLLTVTENGYGKRTEISEYKVQNRGGKGITNYNLTDKTGLVAGVKVVEDEEDIILISSDGVVIRMAASEIPVYSRVTQGVRVMRLEEGVTVVTLARTDHEEPEEDGGDAPDETPDGQSADTAQAVESAEE; from the coding sequence ATGTCTTTTGAAAACCAGGAGCTTCAGAATATCATCAATGTCGATCTCGAAAAGGAGATGAAGAAGTCCTACATCGACTATGCGATGAGCGTCATTGTCGGCCGTGCGCTGCCCGATGTGCGCGACGGGCTCAAGCCCGTTCACCGGCGTATTCTCTACACCATGTACGAGGACGGGCTCACAAGCGACAAGCCGTTTCGCAAGTCGGCCACCACGGTCGGCGCCGTGCTCGGCCGGTACCACCCCCACGGCGACGCGGCGGTCTACGACTCGCTCGTGCGCATGGCGCAGGACTTCTCGCTGCGCTACCCGATGATCGACGGCCACGGCAACTTCGGCTCGGTCGACGGCGATCCGCCCGCGGCCTACCGTTACACCGAGGCGCGCATGTCGCGCCTGGCAAACGAGATGCTCGCCGACATCGACAAGGAGACCGTCGACTTCATGCCGAACTTCGACGAGCGGCTCAAGGAGCCGGTCGTTCTGCCGTCGCGCTTTCCGAGTCTGCTGGTCAACGGCTCGTCGGGCATCGCGGTCGGCATGGCGACAAACATCCCCCCGCACAATCTGCGCGAGGTGATCGACGGCGTCATCTGCCTGATCGACAACCCCGAGGCCGACCTCGAGATGCTCATGGAGCACATCAAGGGGCCGGACTTTCCGACGGGCGGCATCATCATGGGCAAGTCCGGTATCCGCAGCGCTTACGCCACCGGCCGCGGCAAGCTGATCGTGCGCTGCCGCGCCGAGATCGAGGAGAAGGACAACAAGTTCCGCATCGTGGTCACCGAGCTCCCCTACCAGGTCAACAAGGCCCGGCTCATTGAGAACATCGCCGACCACGTCAAGGACAAGCGCATCGAGGGCATCTCGGGGCTGCGCGACGAGTCGGACCGCGAGGGCATGAAGATCGTCATCGAGCTCAAGCGCGACGCGAACCCCCAGGTGGTCTTGAATCAGCTCTACAAGTTCACCCAGATGCAGGACACGTTCTCCATCATCATGCTGGCGCTGGTCGACAACCAGACCCAGCCGCGCGTTCTGAATCTGCACCAGATTCTCACCCACTACATCAAGTTCCAGGAGCAGATCATCGTGCGCCGCACGCGCTACGACCTCAAAAAGGCCGAGGCGCGCCAGCACATTCTGCTCGGGCTTCTGACCGCGCTCGACCACATCGACGAGGTCATCCACATCATCCGCACGAGCTACGACAACGCAAAGACCCGCCTGATGGAGACCTTTGATCTGTCCGACATTCAGGCGGGGGCCATTCTCGACATGCGCCTCGCCCGCCTGCAGGGGCTCGAGCGCGAGAAGATTCAGGGCGAGTATGACGAGCTCTGTGAGAAGATCAAATACTACAACGAGGTGCTCGGCGACGAGCAGCTCGTGCTCAAGATCGTAAAAGACGAGCTCATCGCCATCCGCGACAGGTACGGCGACGAGCGCCGCACGGCCTTTGAGCCCTTTGTCGACGACATCGACTACGAGGACATGATCGAGCGGGAGGACTGCGTCATCACCCGCACGCACCTCGGCTACATCAAGCGCCAGCCGGTGTCGGCCTACCGCGCCCAGCGGCGCGGCGGGCGCGGCATCACCGCCATGACCACCCGCGAGGAGGACTTTGTCGAGGAGCTCTTTGTGGCCTCGACCCACAGCTACATCCTCTTCTTCACCGACCGCGGCCAGGTCTACCGGCTCAAGTGCTACATGATTCCCGAGGCCGGGCGCACGGCCAAGGGGACGAACATTGTAAACCTGCTGCAGCTGCGGCAGGATGAGAAGATCTCGGCGGTCATCCACCTCGACGAGTTCGAGGAGGACAAGTATCTGACGATGGTCACCCGAAACGGCACCATCAAGCGCACCGCGCTCATGGAGTACAACACCGCGAGAAAGGGCGGCGTCATCGGCATTCTGCTCGAGGACGACGACGAGCTCGTCGGCGTCAAGCTCACCGGCGAGGATGAGACGCTTCTGCTCGCGACGAAGAACGGCCGTGCCATCCGCTTCAAGGTCAGCGACGTGCGCCGCATGGGGCGGCCCTCGCACGGCGTGCGCGGCATGGAGCTGCGCGACGGCGACTATGTCATCGGCATCTGCAACTGCCGCGAGGGCGGGCGGCTTCTGACCGTGACCGAGAACGGCTATGGCAAGCGCACCGAGATCAGCGAGTACAAGGTGCAAAACCGCGGCGGCAAGGGCATCACAAACTACAATCTCACCGACAAGACCGGCCTTGTCGCGGGCGTCAAGGTCGTGGAGGACGAGGAGGACATCATTCTCATCTCGTCCGACGGCGTGGTCATCCGCATGGCGGCAAGCGAGATTCCCGTCTACTCGCGTGTGACCCAGGGCGTGCGCGTGATGCGCCTCGAGGAGGGCGTCACCGTCGTGACCCTCGCGCGCACCGACCACGAGGAGCCCGAGGAGGACGGCGGGGACGCGCCGGACGAGACGCCGGACGGCCAGAGCGCAGACACAGCGCAGGCCGTGGAATCCGCAGAAGAGTAA
- a CDS encoding helix-turn-helix domain-containing protein: MGEIAREIGGRMRSFRRMRKLTLTQLAALLYRSPSTVSKYETGEIAMDIETLYAVAQALHIHVEQLLCRGRESGTPDLSGRSPAFFNGVSQFYSYLFDGRSNQLIRCVFDLVGPVEENRCRLLMYMNFHSFASYQNCENTYWGYIEHYDALTNIQLTNRDTPMEKASVQILAPYLEAETKWGLFNGFSSRPMMPIAAKMLFARERLREDEHLITRLKISREDIRLCRLYNMMAVT, from the coding sequence GTGGGCGAGATAGCGCGGGAGATCGGCGGGCGCATGCGCAGCTTTCGCCGGATGAGAAAGCTCACGCTCACGCAGCTCGCGGCGCTGCTGTACCGAAGTCCGTCCACCGTCTCGAAGTATGAGACCGGGGAAATAGCCATGGACATTGAGACCCTCTATGCCGTCGCGCAGGCGCTTCACATCCATGTGGAGCAGCTGCTCTGCCGGGGAAGAGAGAGCGGCACACCCGATCTGAGCGGCCGAAGCCCGGCCTTTTTCAACGGTGTGTCCCAATTTTACAGCTATCTCTTTGACGGGCGGAGCAATCAGCTCATCCGCTGTGTGTTTGACCTGGTCGGACCGGTGGAGGAGAACCGCTGCCGGCTGCTGATGTATATGAACTTCCACTCCTTTGCCAGCTACCAGAACTGCGAGAACACCTACTGGGGCTACATCGAACACTATGACGCGCTGACCAATATTCAGTTGACCAACCGCGACACCCCCATGGAGAAAGCGAGTGTGCAGATTCTCGCACCCTACCTGGAAGCCGAGACGAAATGGGGGCTCTTCAACGGCTTCTCGTCGCGGCCGATGATGCCCATCGCGGCAAAGATGCTCTTTGCGCGCGAACGGCTGCGCGAGGATGAGCATCTCATCACACGGCTCAAAATCTCCCGCGAGGATATCCGGCTCTGCCGGCTCTATAACATGATGGCAGTCACATAA
- the remB gene encoding extracellular matrix regulator RemB: MFLHLGQDVMVAERDIIGIFDLENTTISKTTREFLNTAQARGEVVNVLDDLPKSFILCQREDKRTVYISQISPATLEKRKNSMGNLVNPV; encoded by the coding sequence ATGTTTTTGCACCTCGGCCAGGATGTCATGGTCGCCGAGCGCGACATCATCGGCATCTTTGATCTGGAGAACACGACGATCTCGAAGACCACACGGGAATTTCTGAATACCGCGCAGGCGCGCGGCGAGGTGGTCAACGTGCTCGATGATCTGCCAAAGTCCTTTATTCTCTGTCAGAGAGAGGACAAGCGGACCGTCTATATCTCACAGATTTCCCCGGCGACGCTCGAAAAGCGCAAAAACAGCATGGGAAACCTTGTGAATCCGGTATAA
- a CDS encoding ParB/RepB/Spo0J family partition protein, whose translation MKKGLGKGLDSLFADNTMDISVETGVKTLRLSEIEPNKNQPRKDFDEDALGELADSIAENGVLSPLIVRPLENGRYQIIAGERRWRASRLAGLAEVPVVIMEADDRRTMELALIENLQREDLGPLEESEGYQRLAADFGLTQEQIAKRVGKSRPAVANALRLLALPREVLSLLREGALTAGHARALLALPDDDARRAAAERIVKGELSVREAEQLVKRLLKPAPAAEPAPRENYALALQSKLEQSLGRKVRLAPRGKAGKLELYYTDNDDLAELLARLGVDND comes from the coding sequence ATGAAAAAAGGACTGGGCAAGGGACTCGATTCCCTGTTTGCCGACAACACCATGGATATCAGCGTCGAGACCGGCGTCAAGACGCTGCGGCTCTCTGAGATCGAGCCGAACAAAAACCAGCCCCGCAAGGACTTTGACGAGGACGCGCTCGGCGAGCTCGCCGACTCCATCGCCGAGAACGGGGTTCTCTCCCCGCTGATCGTGCGCCCGCTCGAAAACGGCCGCTACCAGATCATCGCGGGCGAGCGCCGCTGGCGTGCGTCGCGGCTGGCGGGCCTTGCCGAGGTGCCCGTCGTCATCATGGAGGCCGACGACCGCCGCACCATGGAGCTTGCGCTCATCGAGAATCTTCAGCGCGAGGATCTCGGCCCGCTCGAGGAGAGCGAGGGCTACCAGCGGCTGGCCGCCGACTTCGGCCTGACCCAGGAGCAGATCGCAAAGCGGGTCGGCAAGTCCCGCCCGGCGGTGGCGAATGCCCTGCGTCTGCTCGCGCTGCCGCGCGAGGTACTCTCGCTTCTGCGCGAGGGCGCGCTCACGGCGGGCCACGCGCGGGCTCTTCTGGCTCTGCCCGACGACGACGCCCGCCGCGCCGCGGCCGAGCGCATCGTCAAGGGTGAGCTCAGCGTCCGCGAGGCCGAGCAGCTCGTCAAGCGGCTTTTGAAGCCCGCGCCGGCCGCCGAGCCTGCGCCGCGCGAGAACTACGCGCTCGCACTGCAGAGCAAGCTCGAGCAGAGCCTCGGGCGCAAGGTGCGCCTCGCCCCGCGCGGCAAGGCGGGCAAGCTCGAGCTCTACTACACTGACAACGACGACCTCGCGGAACTGCTCGCCCGCCTCGGCGTCGACAACGACTGA
- a CDS encoding MalY/PatB family protein, whose product MYNFDEIIDRRHTNAMNTDGFRSYIFHADDSMTFPYRDEEFIRMWVADMEFATPDVVIDGIRERLDRRIFGYTRIFGDDYYRAFSGWCRRRYGWDFPREQLVTSNGIIPALYELVDYICAPDERVLFLTPSYAYFQYAADFNRREAVKCDLIYDEGRYTIDFEDLERKAADPKTTLFILCNPHNPTGRVWREPELRQMAQIIERHRLWVISDEIHCDLLRRGESHTPLGKVMPDYSRLVTCMAPSKTFNMAGLMFSNVIIRDGALRRRWLERHYNFDNPLSVAAAQAAYERGEPWLEELRAYLDENFALTAATLAEKLPRAVFHVSEATYLAWVDLSAYFEPDENLPLFFAHRGGVLLEGGDMFVQHSDGFIRLNLACPRATLAEGLRRICEAVNTKHSEPFTAPDPQ is encoded by the coding sequence TTGTACAACTTTGACGAGATCATCGACCGCCGCCACACCAACGCCATGAATACCGACGGCTTTCGAAGCTACATCTTTCACGCGGACGATAGCATGACCTTTCCCTACCGGGATGAGGAGTTCATCCGCATGTGGGTCGCGGATATGGAGTTCGCGACGCCTGACGTCGTCATCGACGGCATCCGCGAGCGGCTTGACCGGCGCATCTTCGGCTACACCAGAATCTTCGGCGACGACTACTACCGCGCCTTTTCCGGCTGGTGCCGCCGCCGCTACGGCTGGGACTTCCCCCGTGAGCAGCTCGTCACGTCAAACGGCATCATTCCCGCGCTCTACGAGCTGGTGGACTACATCTGCGCGCCCGACGAGCGCGTGCTCTTTCTCACGCCCTCCTACGCCTACTTTCAATATGCGGCCGATTTCAACCGCCGCGAGGCCGTCAAGTGTGATCTGATCTATGATGAGGGCCGCTACACCATTGATTTTGAAGATCTGGAACGCAAGGCGGCGGACCCGAAGACCACGCTGTTCATCCTGTGCAACCCGCACAATCCCACCGGGCGGGTGTGGCGCGAGCCGGAGCTGCGGCAGATGGCACAGATCATCGAGCGGCACCGGCTCTGGGTGATCTCGGATGAAATTCACTGCGATCTGCTGCGCCGGGGCGAGTCTCACACTCCGCTCGGCAAAGTCATGCCCGATTACTCCCGCCTTGTCACCTGTATGGCGCCGAGCAAGACATTCAACATGGCCGGTCTCATGTTCTCCAACGTCATCATCCGCGACGGGGCGCTGCGCCGCCGCTGGCTCGAGCGCCACTACAACTTTGACAACCCCCTGAGCGTCGCCGCGGCGCAGGCCGCCTATGAGCGCGGCGAGCCCTGGCTCGAAGAGCTGCGCGCCTATCTCGATGAAAATTTCGCCCTCACAGCGGCGACGCTGGCCGAGAAGCTTCCCCGCGCGGTCTTTCATGTCTCAGAGGCCACCTACCTCGCCTGGGTCGATCTCTCAGCCTACTTTGAGCCGGACGAGAACCTGCCGCTCTTCTTTGCCCACCGGGGCGGCGTGCTGCTCGAGGGCGGCGACATGTTTGTCCAGCACTCCGACGGCTTCATCCGGCTGAACCTCGCCTGCCCGCGCGCCACGCTCGCCGAGGGACTGCGGCGCATCTGCGAGGCGGTCAACACCAAACACAGCGAACCATTCACAGCGCCCGATCCGCAATAG
- a CDS encoding ABC transporter ATP-binding protein — translation MKRSGTLRIFASYYKPHLKLFVLDMVCALCICAVDLLFPVVSRYAMQSLLPGRLFGAFFAVMAALAGAYVLKSVFYYVVTYWGHLLGVRMEADIRRDLFSHMQQLSFSFYDKNRTGQLMSRVTGDLFEITELAHHGPEDLFISAVTILGAFAIMLTIQWQLALVVFAVIPLFLLFTTLSRRRMMSASTAVKEKLSGINGEVESSLSGMRTAKAFANEAAESRKFAAANDEFRGAKRGYYRTMARYIAGMEFFMGFLPVVVIAVGGGLIMAGRMDFIDLTTFTLYVTTFITPVRKLSAFVEQYMQGMAGFKRFVELMRVEPDIKDAPDAVELKDVRGDILVDDVTFRYDAEPVLEHVTLHVRPGETVAVVGPSGGGKSTLCQLIPRFYDVTDGRVLVDGQDVRTLTQHSLRGQIGIVQQDVFLFAGTIYDNIRYGRPDATEAEIVEAARRAEIYDDILAMPDGFQTQVGERGVMLSGGQKQRVSIARIFLKNPPILILDEATSALDSVTEARIQSAFDDLARGRTTLIIAHRLSTIRSASRIVVIDGCSIREEGTHEELLALGGEYAQLYEAQKSVSV, via the coding sequence ATGAAGCGCAGCGGCACTCTTCGCATCTTCGCTTCCTACTATAAGCCCCACCTGAAGCTCTTTGTTCTCGACATGGTCTGCGCGCTGTGCATCTGCGCGGTGGATCTGCTCTTCCCCGTCGTGTCCCGCTACGCCATGCAGTCCCTGCTGCCGGGGCGTCTCTTCGGCGCGTTCTTCGCCGTGATGGCCGCGCTCGCGGGGGCCTATGTGCTCAAGAGCGTGTTCTACTACGTCGTCACCTACTGGGGGCACCTGCTCGGCGTGCGCATGGAGGCCGACATCCGCCGCGACCTCTTCTCCCACATGCAGCAGCTCTCTTTCTCCTTCTACGACAAAAACCGCACCGGCCAGCTTATGAGCCGCGTCACGGGCGACCTCTTCGAGATCACCGAACTCGCCCACCACGGGCCGGAGGACCTGTTCATCTCCGCCGTGACCATCCTCGGCGCGTTCGCGATCATGCTCACCATCCAGTGGCAGCTCGCCCTTGTGGTGTTCGCGGTCATCCCGCTGTTTCTGCTCTTCACCACGCTGAGCCGCCGGCGGATGATGAGCGCCTCGACCGCCGTCAAAGAGAAGCTCTCGGGCATCAACGGCGAGGTCGAGTCCTCCCTGTCCGGCATGCGCACCGCCAAGGCCTTTGCCAACGAGGCCGCCGAGAGCCGCAAGTTCGCCGCCGCGAACGACGAGTTCCGCGGCGCCAAGCGCGGCTACTACCGCACCATGGCGCGCTACATAGCGGGCATGGAGTTCTTCATGGGCTTTCTGCCCGTGGTGGTCATTGCCGTCGGCGGCGGTCTCATCATGGCCGGCCGCATGGACTTCATTGACCTGACCACGTTCACCCTCTATGTCACCACATTCATCACGCCCGTTCGCAAGCTCTCGGCCTTTGTCGAGCAGTACATGCAGGGCATGGCGGGCTTCAAGCGCTTTGTGGAACTCATGCGCGTCGAGCCCGACATCAAGGACGCTCCCGATGCTGTGGAGCTGAAAGACGTCAGAGGCGACATCCTCGTCGACGACGTCACATTCCGCTATGACGCGGAGCCCGTGCTCGAGCATGTGACGCTCCATGTGCGCCCGGGCGAGACCGTCGCGGTTGTCGGCCCGTCGGGCGGCGGCAAGTCCACGCTCTGTCAGCTCATCCCCCGCTTCTACGACGTCACCGACGGGCGGGTCCTCGTGGACGGGCAGGACGTGCGCACGCTCACACAGCACTCTCTGCGCGGGCAGATCGGCATTGTGCAGCAGGATGTGTTCCTCTTCGCCGGCACCATCTACGACAACATCCGCTACGGCCGGCCCGACGCCACCGAGGCTGAGATCGTCGAGGCCGCCAGGCGCGCTGAGATCTACGACGACATCCTCGCCATGCCGGACGGGTTCCAGACCCAGGTCGGCGAGCGCGGCGTCATGCTCTCCGGCGGGCAGAAGCAGCGCGTATCCATCGCGCGCATTTTTTTGAAGAACCCGCCCATCCTCATTCTCGACGAGGCGACAAGCGCGCTCGACTCGGTCACCGAGGCGCGCATCCAGTCCGCTTTCGACGACCTGGCACGGGGCCGCACCACCCTCATCATCGCCCACCGGCTCTCCACCATCCGCTCGGCCTCCCGCATCGTCGTCATCGACGGCTGCTCCATCCGCGAAGAGGGCACTCACGAGGAGCTTCTGGCCCTGGGCGGCGAATACGCACAGTTGTATGAAGCTCAAAAATCAGTTTCCGTATAA